The sequence GTGCTTGTCTCTACTTATTTCCTCGAAAGATTGGAAGTCAGTGGGGCCTATAGCTCAGTTGGTTAGAGCAGCAGACTCATAATCTGCGGGTCGAAGGTTCGAGCCCTTCTGGGCCCACAAAACAGGAAAGGAATCGATATTGTATGGAGTTTTATGAAGTAAAAATCTCTGATATCAGCCTGACCAATGTAGGCTTTGCCGTTTTTCTTCGTCCAAAGGATTCGGATGACAAACGTGTAGTTCCTATTTTTATCGGGCCATTGGAAACTCATTCCATCACCACCGTGATCGATGGAACCAAACCTCCTAGACCTATGACACATGACCTCATGTTGTATATGTTAACCTCTCTAGGTGCCACTGTTCTTAAAATTACCATAGAAGAAATCATCGACAGTACGTTTTACGCCAAAATCCAACTCCAAAAAGACGGTGAGATCATCACTCTTGATGCAAGACCTTCTGATTCGATTGCCCTGGCTCTAAGAGCCAATGCCCCTATATTTATCGCTAAATCAGTGTTAGATGAAACGGGGATCATTATGAAAGAAGAAGATATGCAAGGGGATAGTATCTCTTCTGAGAAAAAAATCCAAGCCCTTCCTAAATCCAACCTTCAGATTTTGGAAGAAACTTTGGAAAACGCTCTGAAAACCGAAGACTACGAAACAGCCGCCAAAATCAGAGACCAAATCAAAAAGCTTATCGAAAATAGTTAAGACTAGTTTCGCTCTTAACTATGTCTCATAGAAATCTGGTACATTAGAATTTTTTAATTGTAATCCCATCTTTTCTTTCTTAAACTTGGAATCCAAAAATAGGTGCGTTTGCCCTTTATAGGAAAGTTGTATGGAAAAATTGGTTATGGATGTTGTGAATGCTGGAATTGCTCTTTTTCGTTCTGGCGAGGAAAAGTTAAAAACTGCAGTTGTTGATTTAGAAAAAGTTTATAATGACCTAAAATCAAAAGGGGAATTGGACAAATCAGCCGAGTCTCAAAAGATTCGTGACCTTTTAAGTAAAACCATTGCAGATGCTCAAGGGGCGATTGGAAAAACTAATGCTAGTTATGATGAAGTTCTCGCAAAACTTCAAACAAATTACCAGTCCATTTACCAACAAATTGATACGGCAATTCCTCCTCAAGTAAAGGAAAAACTAAAACAAACGTTAGATGAGTTGAAGGCTTTGATCGAAAAAGCAAAAACGAAATAATCTTTCGTTTTCTTAGTGAAATTTAAGAAATTGCCACAGAGATTTCTGTGGCTTTTTTTATTTGTACCTAGAAATTTGTCTAGATGAGTACGTCTCCCAAACGAATCAAATTCATACTTTTCCTAATTGTTTTTACGGACATGATGGGTTTTTCCCTTTTATTTCCTCTATTTCCCAAAACCTTAGAATTCTTCTTATTAAAGGGTGATGATGCTCTGTTTCGAATGTTCTATTCTTCTGCGAACCTTTTGTCCTTTGGTGGGGACACAAAATATACCTTTGTATTGTTTGGTGGGATACTAGGGAGTATTTATAGTTTTTTACAATTTATTGCAGCTCCAGTTTGGGGAAGGTTTTCCGATCATTCGGGAAGGCGAGCCATTTTACTTTTTACCACTCTTGGCAACACTATTGGGTATCTTCTTTGGTTGTTCTCTTCACAGTTCTGGATGTTTGTTTTAAGCCGAGTGATCACTGGGATGATGGGTGGAAATTTATCAGTAGCTTCTGCCGCTATGGCAGACCAAACAGACGAAAAATCGAGAGCCGCAGGGATGGGGTTTCTTGGAGCTGGAATTGGTCTTGGGTTTGTGATGGGTCCACTCCTCGGAGGAATCAGTTCTCAGTGGACCTTTCTGGATTCCTTTTATAAGGAAGGATCTGTGGTTGTGTTTCCTGCTTCTGCATTTTTTGCGATTTTGGTTTCTCTACTCACAGTGATTTTAGTTTTTGTATTTTTA is a genomic window of Leptospira brenneri containing:
- a CDS encoding MFS transporter, coding for MSTSPKRIKFILFLIVFTDMMGFSLLFPLFPKTLEFFLLKGDDALFRMFYSSANLLSFGGDTKYTFVLFGGILGSIYSFLQFIAAPVWGRFSDHSGRRAILLFTTLGNTIGYLLWLFSSQFWMFVLSRVITGMMGGNLSVASAAMADQTDEKSRAAGMGFLGAGIGLGFVMGPLLGGISSQWTFLDSFYKEGSVVVFPASAFFAILVSLLTVILVFVFLPHNKPEVVPEKEIHPFLSLKKIESRNLVRISLLNLLFVLSFSGFEFVVNFFLSDSFQFSPKEIGFTFLYIGIIIILVQGGVVRRLSGKISEKRISLYGAVLVVIGMGLLVSFGTSFTGLFISLFFLAFGSALVNPGLSSFASLESGKGDLGRSLGLFRSFGSLGRAISPVVFSLLYFQKGPSLAFFVSLILLIGFGILLYTQKEKTT
- a CDS encoding bifunctional nuclease family protein; amino-acid sequence: MEFYEVKISDISLTNVGFAVFLRPKDSDDKRVVPIFIGPLETHSITTVIDGTKPPRPMTHDLMLYMLTSLGATVLKITIEEIIDSTFYAKIQLQKDGEIITLDARPSDSIALALRANAPIFIAKSVLDETGIIMKEEDMQGDSISSEKKIQALPKSNLQILEETLENALKTEDYETAAKIRDQIKKLIENS
- a CDS encoding phasin-related domain-containing protein is translated as MEKLVMDVVNAGIALFRSGEEKLKTAVVDLEKVYNDLKSKGELDKSAESQKIRDLLSKTIADAQGAIGKTNASYDEVLAKLQTNYQSIYQQIDTAIPPQVKEKLKQTLDELKALIEKAKTK